A single window of Plasmodium malariae genome assembly, chromosome: 8 DNA harbors:
- the PmUG01_08032100 gene encoding conserved Plasmodium protein, unknown function: protein MFNVYDQNDHSCKRTQKKKKIKYQKNTWFFLFFFSISVILYFSSGSFVVFAKNVNKNDVTNGLINNNNKHISDNKNVGDSKKRKKKREDELITVNTSPTNSNISYDSNSNINSNTSSNTNSNTNGNTNSNTSSNTNSNTNGNTNSNTNSNINSNINSNTNGNINEEIRRDLLMDTFNIKKFEDDAYKLNFLEGGLMDSANVIKNSSFIFDAVKYLFKGIKEGHLKPPDLKDTPGLRSEMDNNAGEIKRLIIIKIIKCAAVLMLLYIIVRLIFSFFKKLFNLIFVFLFKTIKFCCCGGK, encoded by the coding sequence ATGTTTAATGTCTATGATCAGAACGATCATTCATGTAAAagaacacaaaaaaaaaaaaaaataaaatatcaaaagAATACTTggtttttcctattttttttttcaataagtgtaatactttattttagCTCAGGTTCTTTCGTAGTCTTTGCTAAAAATGTTAACAAAAACGACGTAACTAATGgcttaattaataataataacaaacaTATTAGTGATAACAAAAATGTAGGAGATagtaaaaagagaaaaaaaaaaagggaagatGAACTAATTACAGTGAATACCTCTCCTACGAATAGTAATATCAGTTATGATTCCAACAGCAATATCAATAGTAATACCAGTAGCAATACCAATAGCAATACCAATGGCAATACCAATAGTAATACCAGTAGCAATACCAATAGCAATACCAATGGCAATACCAATAGCAATACCAATAGCAATATCAACAGCAATATCAATAGCAATACCAATGGTAACATTAACGAAGAAATTCGAAGAGACCTACTTATGGATAcatttaacataaaaaagtttGAAGATGATGCATATAAACTGAATTTTCTAGAAGGTGGTTTAATGGATAGTGCAAacgttataaaaaatagtagttttatttttgatgctgtaaagtatttatttaaggGTATTAAAGAAGGTCATTTAAAACCCCCCGACTTAAAGGATACTCCTGGCTTAAGAAGTGAGATGGATAATAATGCTGGTGAAATAAAAAGGTTAatcattattaaaataattaagtgTGCAGCAGTTTTAATGTTATTGTATATTATCGTTCgtctaattttttcattttttaaaaaactatttaatttaatatttgttttcctttttaaaactATAAAATTTTGCTGTTGTGGGGGGAAATAG
- the PmUG01_08032000 gene encoding conserved Plasmodium protein, unknown function — translation MGETKNNVEVIPSNKKKVSGCIKILPKNKKKSENCSNLRTSSLNINTRKCCNEKRDNSVNNLDNLNNLDNFELQCRDYIDEVLKINEYIKLPNSINNEQDKKKWKKAHCLRNKMKQYDLMTRKRLYQNNFINNKAKFNRERYIILNKIPLYREAFPSIINTSDKIKEDIIRTYLKTHAAYLLSEKKRISNNLSLKKKRNSSYSYRKKQTDKHEVNNSLNYYYNSHPGMYNQTSARYTDKFRKRDLSYNLWKKIIIDNIKKGIINPTTCKYLSRSSVKKYGLGNYNMKKSDMKKYNVNRYSLNNHHLSSHHLNSHHLNRNDIENYNILINGSYQNLKNMQNGGKNSLKAYQKSIANRPTSISNHESHMIRNNYSSNILVHDEKREDAYELNPRRTKMNALSNSNSIRNSSTCDSSNDSKHIHDHNNSKTNSTHNTTVKTHYKYTNNNSNYSNESINGSINESLKRHSECQGKNPCGKSSIENENFIYKKDRFSLLGRIKNNKDIEVKLVLNKV, via the coding sequence ATGGGCGAAACGAAAAATAATGTGGAGGTAATTCCTTCTAACAAGAAGAAGGTAAGTGGTTGCATAAAAATTCttccaaaaaataaaaaaaaaagcgaaaaTTGTAGCAATTTGAGAACAAGcagtttaaatataaatactagAAAATGCTGCAATGAGAAGAGAGATAATTCTGTAAATAATTTGGACAATTTGAACAATTTGGACAATTTTGAGTTACAGTGTCGTGATTACATAGATGAAGTGctcaaaataaatgaatatataaaacttccaaatagtataaataatgaacaggataaaaagaaatggaAGAAAGCACATTgcttaagaaataaaatgaaacagTATGATCTTATGACAAGAAAAAGattatatcaaaataattttattaataataaggCTAAATTTAATAGAGAAagatatatcattttaaataaaattccaCTATATAGAGAAGCTTTTCCATCAATTATAAATACGtcagataaaattaaagaagaTATCATTCGGACTTATCTGAAAACACATGCTGCTTATTTACTATCTGAGAAGAAAAGaattagtaataatttaagccttaaaaaaaaaagaaattctaGTTATTCatacagaaaaaaacaaactgATAAGCATGAAGTAAATAATTccttaaattattattataattctcATCCTGGAATGTACAACCAAACTAGTGCAAGATATACAGATAAGTTTAGAAAAAGGGACTTATCATATAATTtgtggaaaaaaataataattgacaatataaaaaaagggatCATTAACCCAACcacatgtaaatatttaagtagAAGTAGTGTAAAGAAATATGGCCTAGGAAACTACAACATGAAAAAGAGCGACATGAAAAAGTATAATGTAAACCGCTACAGCTTAAACAACCATCATCTGAGCAGCCATCACCTGAACAGCCATCACCTGAACAGGAACGACATTGAAAACTacaacattttaataaacgGTTCATATCAAAACttgaaaaatatgcaaaatggAGGGAAAAATTCTCTCAAAGCTTATCAGAAAAGTATTGCCAACAGACCGACTTCAATTTCAAATCATGAATCTCACATGATACGTAACAACTACTCGAGCAACATACTTGTTCATgatgaaaaaagagaagatgCTTATGAACTCAACCCCAgaagaacaaaaatgaaCGCACTATCAAACTCAAATAGCATTAGGAACTCAAGTACTTGTGATTCCTCAAATGATTCTAAACATATACATGATcataataattctaaaacTAATTCTACACACAATACTACTGTAAAAACACATTATAAGTATACTAATAATAACTCTAATTATTCTAATGAATCTATAAATGGATCTATAAATGAATCTCTAAAAAGGCATTCAGAGTGTCAAGGGAAAAACCCCTGTGGAAAATCCAGcatagaaaatgaaaattttatttataaaaaggaCCGCTTTTCCTTATTGGGtaggataaaaaataataaagatatagAAGTTAAGCTAGTTTTAAACAAAGTGTAA
- the PmUG01_08032200 gene encoding Rab3 GTPase-activating protein non-catalytic subunit, putative — translation MSKNDANNNNDLNNYKKQKMIEESNNYLKTLSRKNESNSSINSENLENESLRVEERKESSSDDEHRVEGDSTHSLNEMIELEEVFTLEILVKILSKIFLKGNYCITKDDINTKNCKVLIFESKCDISSNMKMKEKGDDEDFINMVFYFQNKNYLFFLIYCLNKKNIVYLNFFNPILNEKETIESLNIFFMNNYFPHIILGLNNGKVFLYNHEGILCMQNKFIDNKIKIIIIEHQKDYILFVHENNTIVNSNIYIIKRALEKNSKILPFHYLFTINKNINIKHILLRYDNTPEVLKKELYSVYNMEDLMRYIHANINVNINAHMNVDMNANMNTNMNANMNANTNANMNANTNANMNANMNANMNANMNSNMNSNMNSNTNANMNANMNANTNANMNANTNVNVLSNINDNVNAYHINSDHRNVNYIVTSKNMTLSILNIVRPNAQNDFLTKKENFGTSEKLSSKINNFLKNIFTKRNDPSSAGVMGTGSSPAVAAEASASSGNNSGSNNGNNNNNSNNNISSINSSINNSINNSINNNIGSSYGSGMMEVLNTNIVHCFNDSKRQIIDICVCPWNSNLLLALDNLGRICLFNVLTLNILYMWKSYRSAFMSFIQKKTVRTYNNDNSENDFNMKDMNLNSETSNDLINNKFDKGILFYLKTRNLIEIWDLKTMQRIYSVRTYENPTLFKIFFVDHDVPKKIYFFNTNLHVFLMSSNFELFYLKWK, via the coding sequence ATGAGTAAAAATGACGCGAATAACAACAAcgatttaaataattacaaaaagcAAAAGATGATTGAGGAGTCCAATAATTACTTGAAAACTTTATCACgtaaaaatgaaagtaaCAGTAGCATAAATTCGGAGAATTTAGAAAATGAGTCGTTAAGAGTTGAAGAAAGAAAGGAAAGTAGTAGTGATGATGAGCATCGAGTAGAAGGTGATAGTACACATAGTCTGAACGAAATGATTGAACTGGAGGAAGTGTTTACTCTTGaaatattagtaaaaatattgagtaagatatttttaaagggTAACTATTGTATAACTAAAGATGATATTAACACAAAGAATTGTAAGGTGTTGATTTTTGAATCGAAATGTGATATATCAtcaaatatgaaaatgaaagaaaaagggGACGATGAGGATTTCATTAACAtggttttttattttcaaaataaaaattatttattttttttaatatattgtttaaataaaaaaaatattgtctatttaaatttttttaatcctatattaaatgaaaaagaaacaattgaatcattgaatatattttttatgaataattattttccaCATATTATACTGGGCTTAAATAATGGAAAAGTGTTCTTATACAACCATGAAGGAATTTTATGtatgcaaaataaatttattgataataaaattaaaattattattattgaacATCAAAAGGATTATATCTTATTTGTACatgaaaataatactatAGTAAACtccaatatttatataataaaacgggctttggaaaaaaattcaaaaatattgCCCTTTCATTACTTGTttactataaataaaaatatcaacaTAAAGCATATACTATTAAGGTATGACAACACTCCAgaagttttaaaaaaggagTTGTATTCTGTTTATAATATGGAAGATTTAATGCGCTATATACACGCTAACATAAATGTGAACATAAACGCACACATGAATGTAGACATGAACGCAAATATGAACACAAATATGAATGCAAATATGAATGCAAACACGAACGCAAATATGAATGCAAACACGAACGCAAATATGAACGCAAATATGAACGCAAATATGAACGCAAACATGAACTCAAACATGAACTCAAACATGAACTCAAACACGAACGCAAATATGAACGCAAATATGAACGCAAACACGAACGCAAATATGAACGCAAACACAAACGTAAACGTACTTTCCAACATAAATGATAATGTGAATGCCTATCATATTAACAGTGATCATAGAAACGTTAATTATATAGTGACGTCTAAAAATATGACTCTATCAATTCTTAATATAGTTAGACCAAACGCGCAAAATGACTTCTTaacgaaaaaagaaaattttggTACGTCTGAAAAGTTAAgttcaaaaattaataattttttaaaaaatatatttaccaaGCGGAATGACCCGTCCTCTGCGGGTGTAATGGGTACGGGCTCTTCCCCTGCTGTGGCAGCGGAAGCGAGTGCAAGCAGTGGTAATAACAGTGGTAGTAACAAcggaaataataataataatagtaacaataatatcaGCAGCATCAACAGCAGCATCAACAACAGCATTAACAACAGCATTAACAACAACATCGGTAGCAGTTATGGAAGCGGCATGATGGAGGTCCTCAACACAAATATTGTGCATTGCTTTAATGATTCGAAAAGGCAAATAATAGACATATGTGTATGTCCGTGGAATAGCAATTTACTCTTAGCCCTAGATAACTTGGGGAGgatatgtttatttaacgtattaacattaaatattttatacatgtgGAAAAGTTACCGATCTGCCTTTATGAGTTTTATACAAAAGAAAACAGTTAGAACTTATAACAATGATAATTCTGAAAATGATTTTAATATGAAAGACATGAACTTAAATAGTGAAACATCCAatgatttaataaataataaatttgataaaggcattttattttacctaaAAACCAGAAATCTAATTGAAATCTGGGATTTAAAAACCATGCAAAGAATATATAGTGTGAGGACATATGAAAACCCAaccctttttaaaatatttttcgttGATCATGATGTAccgaaaaaaatttatttttttaacactaATCTTCACGTATTTTTGATGAGCTCCAATTTTGAGTTGTTCTACTTAAAATGGAAATGA
- the PmUG01_08032300 gene encoding conserved Plasmodium protein, unknown function has protein sequence MEKEDLKNICIIDNRGLNNAVSTSCDSVIDKNGNVIYKSYNTIYKLTYKHIYKYKRLSTISTDVIFDRYYNPYIPLYHYYYYDDDCYEDVGSDGADHRGHHDEEDTSKNDSTNLNLDNREKDEHFNYIDEIVYNKKSKKQVCLKYNRYELLLLRFLKCDENKYNTEEILNKNCFVKENKCIRSGSNKYYRDRNNYTTMNGAEGGIINALTASIMASCTNSNIIFHNSSVRVRNIYSDDNPQGNNNNNSNNNNDSNSNNNNNSNSNNNNNSNSNNNSNSNSNNNNNSNSYNSNGKHLGYSVNSTNNYKAKVFKNLDDSCYNMCVNNIYIDREGKMHLTVQDVYHTSPNYNHNNSNINSNSNGNYGNYYHYGNYNSHSNYGNKNKGGMSKYERGVNIVSKENEFSGLHEFPGIMNVRRNDTDKYGDYAPLHFAKRNSSDIFTLGDIKKYCKNNEKIKNQLNQLNQLNQLNQLNQLNQLNKLNKLNHLNKFNELNKLNQLNTNDNSYSIFKENEEENLTKSNFAKWFKNNSINVNENVDIIKYLNNDSTNNNIDCNIRSNGYINNIGSINSNSYINSNGNVNSNGNINSNGNINSNGNINSNAKNRQADFDLRKSQVVPIASIPSRNYDKDVYYYNSGGASGCASGGASGSISGNTNVNANGSNTTNEHIFNLQFDAFGRSEQQQISSTVAQLLMKQISKIKERKIVEGKEKKVEGTSITHDFTWEGGKDSGNNNIGGNYNVRGYGGSYNSYNNETHKDMYPKEGGKNIMEILNTLNSNDYTQEALELQMARRNNYMNSSNFANNDNLYKNSQNQKYYSMDNQTYKKNFIDSYKNEGSRNNINLEYLLMNKMPVNDSFSSINYSGNIGHNIGHNVNHNVSYNINQNSKSSFIANSNTTPPPTCNNLDAYKNKNSMQGNINITPIINSLLRLDSEHDYNNDNRILYNTVDNSITQNIQNAKVSNVLDSLKSLLTASKNQIGNGGSNDIIGNGIGGNIGGNVGGNVGGNIGGNIGGNIGGNIGGNVSGSGMGINDNSSINNVGINYKNFNNLKNCIQSGKYTNYHSQQYNSQQYMKQHRPQSFNEFTKKKFSKKDKYSPKLPDSDITTNETIIVPRKEEKHNV, from the coding sequence atggAAAAGGAGGACTTGAAAAACATTTGTATAATAGACAACCGCGGTTTGAATAACGCAGTTAGCACATCATGTGATAGTGTAATTGATAAGAATGggaatgtaatatataaaagttacaatactatttataaattaacgTATAAGCACATTTACAAGTATAAAAGATTAAGTACGATCAGCACCGATGTAATATTTGATAGATATTACAATCCATATATTCCCTTataccattattattattacgaTGATGATTGCTATGAGGATGTAGGTAGTGATGGTGCAGATCATCGTGGTCATCATGATGAAGAAGATACAAGCAAAAATGATAGcacaaatttaaatttagaTAATAGAGAAAAAGATGAACACTTCAATTATATAGATGAAAtagtttataataaaaaaagcaaaaaacaAGTATGTTTAAAGTATAATAGATACgagttattattattacgttttttaaaatgcgatgaaaataaatataacacagaagaaatattaaataagaacTGCTTtgtaaaggaaaataaatgtataagaTCAGGgtcaaataaatattatagagATAGGAATAATTATACTACTATGAATGGTGCGGAGGGTGGTATCATAAATGCATTAACTGCGAGTATCATGGCTAGTTGTACAAAcagtaatattatattccaTAACAGTAGTGTGAGAgttagaaatatatacagCGATGATAACCCCCAGGggaataacaataataatagtaacaacaataacgacagtaatagtaacaacaataataatagtaatagtaacaacaataataatagtaatagtaacaacaatagtaatagtaatagtaacaacaataataatagtaatagttaTAATAGTAATGGTAAACATTTGGGCTATTCTGTAAATTCTACGAATAATTATAAGGCcaaagtttttaaaaatttagatGATAGCTGTTATAACATGtgtgtaaataatatatatatcgatAGGGAGGGAAAGATGCACTTGACGGTGCAAGATGTGTATCATACAAGTCCCAACTATAACCACAATAACAGTAACAttaacagtaatagtaatggTAACTATGGTAACTATTACCATTACGGTAATTACAACAGTCACAGTAACTATGGTAATAAGAATAAAGGCGGAATGAGCAAGTACGAGAGAGGGGTCAATATTGTAAGTAAGGAAAACGAATTTTCAGGATTACATGAATTCCCTGGAATAATGAATGTAAGGAGAAATGATACAGATAAGTATGGAGATTATGCTCCTTTACATTTTGCAAAACGAAATAGTAGTGATATATTTACCTTAGgtgatataaaaaagtattgcaagaataatgaaaaaataaaaaatcagtTAAATCAGTTAAATCAGTTAAATCAGTTAAATCAATTAAATCAGTTAAATcagttaaataaattaaataaattaaatcatttaaataaatttaatgagttaaataaattaaatcaaTTAAATACTAATGATAACAGTTATAGTATATTTAAAGAGAATGAGGAGGAGAATTTAACAAAAAGTAATTTTGCCAAGTGGTTCAAAAATAACAGTATTAACGTGAATGAAAATGTggacataataaaatatttgaacaATGATTCtactaataataacattGATTGTAATATTAGAAGTAATGGTTATATCAACAACATTGGTAGCATTAACAGTAATAGTTATATCAACAGCAATGGCAATGTCAACAGCAATGGCAATATCAACAGCAATGGCAATATCAACAGTAATGGCAATATCAACAGTAATGCTAAAAACAGGCAAGCAGATTTTGATTTAAGGAAAAGTCAGGTAGTTCCAATTGCATCCATTCCAAGCAGAAATTACGATAAGGATGTATACTATTACAACAGTGGTGGTGCTAGTGGTTGTGCTAGTGGTGGTGCGAGCGGTAGTATCAGTGGAAATACCAATGTCAATGCGAATGGTAGTAATACTACGaatgaacatatttttaaccTACAATTTGATGCATTTGGACGGAGTGAGCAGCAGCAAATTAGCAGCACTGTTGCGCAGTTGCTGATGAAACAAATTTCGAAGATTAAGGAGCGTAAGATTGTTGAAGGAAAGGAGAAAAAGGTAGAAGGGACCTCTATCACTCACGATTTTACATGGGAAGGCGGAAAAGACAGTGGTAATAACAACATTGGGGGCAATTATAATGTTCGGGGTTATGGAGGCAGTTATAACAGTTATAATAACGAAACGCATAAAGATATGTATCCAAAGGAAGGTGGAAAAAACATTATGGAAATTTTGAACACATTAAATTCGAATGACTATACTCAAGAAGCCTTAGAGTTACAAATGGCACGGCGTAACAATTACATGAATAGTTCCAATTTTgctaataatgataatttgtACAAGAACAGTCAGAATCAGAAGTATTATTCTATGGATAATCAGacgtataaaaaaaatttcattgaCAGTTATAAGAATGAAGGTAGCaggaataatattaacttaGAGTATCTTCTTATGAACAAAATGCCTGTGAATGATTCGTTCAGCAGCATCAATTATAGCGGAAACATAGGACATAATATCGGTCATAATGTGAATCATAACGtaagttataatataaatcaaAACAGTAAAAGTAGCTTCATCGCTAACTCGAATACGACTCCGCCGCCTACCTGCAATAACCTGGATGCATATAAGAACAAAAACAGTATGCAAGGAAATATCAATATTACGCCTATAATTAATTCTTTGTTACGTTTAGATAGTGAGcatgattataataatgataacagAATACTCTACAACACAGTTGACAACTCTATAACgcaaaatatacaaaatgcCAAAGTGAGCAATGTGCTAGACTCCCTAAAATCTTTGCTAACGGCATCCAAAAATCAGATTGGAAATGGAGGTAGTAATGATATTATCGGTAACGGTATTGGAGGTAATATCGGCGGTAATGTTGGCGGTAATGTTGGCGGTAATATTGGCGGTAATATTGGCGGTAATATTGGCGGTAATATTGGCGGTAATGTTAGCGGTAGTGGCATGGGTATAAATGACAATAGCAGCATTAACAATGTAGGTATTAATTACaagaattttaataatttaaaaaactgTATCCAAAGCGGAAAATACACAAACTACCATTCACAACAATATAATTCTCAGCAGTACATGAAACAACATCGACCACAATCCTTCAATGAGTTTACCAAAAAGAagttttcaaaaaaagaTAAGTATAGTCCGAAATTACCCGACTCAGACATCACTACGAATGAAACCATCATAGTTCCccgaaaagaagaaaagcaTAACGTATAG